CGACCCGCGAGCGCAGCATCCGCGCGAGGCGCAGACTGAAGACCCGCGGCTCAGGGAAGCCGGCGGTGCACATCGTGGCGTACTCGAGCACGTCGAGGTCGGAACGGAATTCGCGAAGGTGCGGACGCCGGAACGGGTCGGGTTCGCGGTAGAGGTCGAGCCCCTCGACCTTGGTCAGGCCGACACCCGGGTCGAGCTCGGGCAACGGCGCACCGCTGAAGACCTCGACGCTGTGACCGAGTGCGACGAGTTCGCGCGACAGGTTGCGCACGTAGATGCCCTGGCCGCCGGAGTGGGGTTTGCTGCGGTACGACGACAGGGCGACCCGGAGGCCGCCTGCCTCATCGGCCGGCTCGTGTGCGAACTGCATGGACTCCTCAGACAACCGCGGGTGCGGCGATCTCCTCGATGTCGTGGGCCTGCCCCGGACGCACGAAAACCATGTCCTTGGTCAGGTCGGCCCGCTTGGTGTCACGTCGGTCGCGCAGGTAGTTCTGGTGCAGGAACCACGGTGCGCGGTCGCCCTGCTTGGGGAAGTCGGTCATGCCGCGCAGCACGTAGCCGCTGTTGAGGTCGAGAGCCGGGCGGGCCGCCATCGGGTCGGCCACGTGCGGGTATCCGAACGCGTAGCCCTGCGCCTGCAGGTGATTGAGGAAGGTGCAGACGTACTGCGACGATAGGTCGGCCCGCAGCGTCCACGACGCGTTGGTGTAGCCGACGCACATCGCGGCGTTGGGCACGCCGTTCATCATCAGGCCGCGGTAGACGTAGCGGGTGCCGAACTCGACCTTCGCGCCGTCGACGGTGAGGTCGATGCCGCCGCCGGCGAGCATCCGCAGCCCGGTCGCGGTGACGATGGCGTCGGCCTCGATCACCTCGCCCGACCCGGTGCGGATGCCTTCGGGCACGAACGCATCGACGGTGTCGGTGACGACGCGGGCGCTGCCGTCGCGCAGCGTCTTGAACAGGTCGCCGTCGGGCACGACGCACAGGCGCTGGTCCCACGGACCGTACGGCGGGGTGAAGTCCTTCTCGGTCACGCTCGACCCGCGCACCTGCGACAGCACACCCTTGCGCAGCATGTTGCCGACGGTCTTCGGTGCCCGCCGACTGGCCTGGTAGAGGGCCTGCGCCTGCACGGCGTTCTTCATCCGGATGGCGGTGTAGGCCTTGTCGGGCGACACGGTGCGACGCAGAAACGCGGCGAACGGGTCGTGGTTGGGCAACCCGAGCACGTACGACGGGGTGCGCTGGAGCATCGTCACCTGGGCGCCACGCTCGGCGAGGGCCGGCACCAAGGTGACCGCGGTGGCTCCCGAACCGATGACGACGACCTTCTTGCCGGCGGCGTCGAAGTCGTCGGGCCAGAACTGCGGGTGGATGACCTGCCCGCGGAAGTCGTCGCGTCCGGCGAAGTCGGGGGTGTAGCCCTGGTCGTAGTCGTAGTAGCCCGAGCACAGGTAAATGAACCCGGCCCGGACGGTGCGCTCTCCCTCGGCGGTGGACAACGTGAGCGTCCACTCCGCGCTGCTCGAATCCCACGACGCCGCAGTCACTTTGGTGCGGTAGGTGATGCGCTCGCCGATGCCGTGCTTCGCGGCGGTGCGCTCCAGGTAGTCGCGGATGTCGGCGCCGTCGGCGATCGACTTCTCACCCGTCCACGGCTCGAACGGCAGCCCGAGGGTGAACATGTCGGAGTCGGACCGCACTCCCGGGTACTTGAACAGCGACCACGTGCCGCCGATCTGCTCGCGCCCCTCGAGGATCACGTAGTCCTTGTCCGGGCACATCGTCTGCAGCCGGTATCCCGCGTCGATACCCGACAGACCCGCACCGACCACGACGACGTCGTAACGGTCCTTGAGTTCTGCGGCGAGTGGCATGGCGACTCCTCCTTCGGGGCGGGACACGGGCTCCACCAGACTAAGTTACCGACGAGTTGGGCGGGGTCTCGACGGCTGTGGATCCCATGAACCCGCAGCCGTCGAGTCCGCTCGAACGCTACGCTCCGGGCGACTTCGCCAGCTTCGCGACGGGCCGGGCCGCCTTCGTCTTGTCACGGGCGCCCCGCGAGCCGGTGAGGTCGGACGCACCCGTGTCGGTTGCGCCGATGGCCACCGAATCGGCCGACAGCCAGCCCGCCGGGCCGTCGGAGCCGGCCTTGTACCGCTGCAGCGGCACCCGGTCTTCCTCGAACGCCTTGATCGCGGGCGCGACGATCTTCCAGCAGAGTTCGGCGGTGTCGGCGCGCACACTGAGCAGCTGGTTGTCGTCGAGCAAGTAGCGCAACACTTCGCCGTACGCCGTCATCTGGGCGTTGGCCAGCTCGGCGGTGAGCGTCTTCTGTTCGAGGTCGAGGGGGTCGCCTTCGGCGTTCATCGACAGCTTGAACGACACGCGCCCGGGCTTGAGGTCGATGATCATCGCGTCGCCGGTGTGGTCGCCGACGAAGCCCACGGGCAGGTGAGGGACATCGCGGAAGTAGACGATGATCTGCTTGCGCGCCGCACCGAGCGCCTTGCCGCTGCGCAACACGAACGGCACCCCCGACCACCGGTTGTTGGCGACCTGCACGGTCAGCTGAGCGAGGGTCTCGGTGCCCCGCGCGGGGTCGACACCCTTCTCCTTGGCGTACGAGGGCACGGCGCGGCCGGCGATCGACCCGGCCGTGTAGCGGGCCCGCTTGGCGTAGGTCTGCGGGTCGCCGTCCCAGATCGACGTCGCACGCAGCACCTGCGCCTTGAGGTCGGCGAGCTCCTGCGGGTCGAGGCTGGCGATGGGCTCCATCGCGAAGATCGCGAGGATCTGCAGCAGGTGGCTCTGCAGCATGTCGCGCAGGGCGCCGGCGTTGTCGTAGTAACCCGCTCGGCCCTCCAGGGCGAGGTCTTCGTCGTAGATGATCTCGACCCGCTCGATGTGCTCGGAGTTCCATACCGGTTGCAGCAGCCGGTTGGCGAAGCGCAGACCGATGAGGTTGAGCACGGTGGAGACGCCGAGGAAGTGGTCGACCCGGAAGATGCGGTCTTCCCCGACCACCCGCTGCAACTGCTTGTTGAAGCGGCGCGCCGAGGTCTGGTCGCTGCCGAACGGCTTCTCCAGGCCAAGCCTGGTCTTCGCCGGGAGGTCGAGCTTCTCCAACTCGGCGCTGACCTTCATCGAGATGGCCGGCGGCAGAGCGAAGTAGATGACGAGTTCGCCCTCCGCGGCAGCGATCAGGTCGGTGAGCGCGGACGGGTCGAGCAGGTCGGCCTTGATGTAGCGCGCCTTGCCCGACACCTTGCGGGCGGTCGCGGCAGAGGCCCCGCCCTGCTTGAGGCGGTCGCCCACCAGCGAGCGGAAGGAGGCGTCGGTCAGGTCGGCGCGGTCGGCTCCGATCACCCGCACGTCGCGCTCCGGTTCGACCGCGAGCAGGCTGCCGAGGCCGGGGAGCAGTAGTCGCTGGGTGAGGTCGCCGCCGGCGCCGAGGATGAGGAAGGTGACGGTCTTGACCGTCGGCTTGGTCGTCGGCTTCGTCGTCATGAGCGTGAGCATGCCACCCCCGGCTGGGCGGATGGTGCACACCGTCCCACCCGCAAACGCTGCGCTTGCCGGCAGACGCTGCTGTTGCAGCTGCAGCGTGTGCCGGAGGTGCAGTGTTGCGGATGGGACGGGCGGTCGGGCGGGGCCGCGTGGGGGTTGCGGGCTCAGTCGGCGACCTCGACGACGGTGCTGCCCGCCGCGGTCACGAGCGTCGCCCGCACGACGAGCCGCGAGCGGAGCGACCGCGCGATGAAGCATTCCTGGTGCGCGATCCGCACCCAGCGTTCGAACTTCTCCACCGGCACGTCACCGGCGATCTCGATCTGCGGGTTGAGGTGGATCTCGTTGACCCACAAGGGTTTCTGGTCGTCGTCCATCACGGCCTCGGCGGCGTCGTCGTAGCGCACCACGTCGGCGCGGGCACGTGCCGCCACGGCAAGGAAGGACAAGAGCTGGCAGCTGCTCGCGGCGGCGAGCAGCAGTTCCTCTGGGTTGGTGCGGGTCGGGTCGCCGCGGAACGACGGGTCGGCGCTGAGTTCGAGCAGCGGCTTGTCGACCGGCCCGACGGTGTGCGCGCGCGGATAGTCGTCGTAGCCGACACCGGTGGAGCCCGCCCAGTGCAGGGCCGTGGCGTAGTGATGCGTCACGCCGTCATGCCGGCGTGGTCGGCCGTCTCGGCGCGCTCGACCGTCTCGACGACCAGCCGCACCACGGCGTCCGGGTCGTCGAGCATCGGCACGTGCCCGCAGCCAGGCAGCGGTTCGTGGCGGGCGTGCGGCAGGCGACGACGCGCCACCTCGGCCTGGCTCGGCAGCAGCAGGCGGTCCTTGTCGCCCCAGCCGACGGTGACGGGCACCTCGGGGTCGACGTCGATGCGCAGACCGACAGCCTGGCGGAAGCACGGCCAGAAGCCCGGCGACTCACGCAGGTTGATCGAGTCGCCGTACGCGACCTGCGGCGTGAGCCGCTCGGGGTGCACGTAGAGCGACGAGAAAGCCAGCCGGCGCAACGCCGGCTTCTTCGCGAACAGCCGCAACACCGGACGCGGACTGCGGCTGGCCGCCTTCATCCCGATGAGCACCGCTCCCGCGACGAAACTGCCCGAACGGCCCATGAACCCGGCCGGCGACAACGCGACGGCGCTGGAGATCGAACCGCGGGCCGCCAGGATCAGCGCCAGGAAACCTCCGAGGGAGTTGCCCACGACGTGCGGGCGGTCGAGGCCGAGATCGGCGAAAAGACCCTCGAGTTGTTCGGCGACGCTGAGCATCGCGTACCTGTCGGGCGCGGCAGGCGGCGGCGACTCACCGAACCCGGGGAGGTCGATCGCGATGACGTCGAACTGCGCGGCGAGCCGGTCGTAGACGTCGAACCACGCCGTGCGGCGGTGGCCGATGCCGTGGATCAACACGATCGGTTGACCGGATCCCGTGCGGCTGTACGAAATGGTGCTCATGACGTGGCGGTCGGCTTCCGTGCTCGTCGTGTGGGGTGGCTCACGTTAGTGCCGACGGCACCGTGCCGGGCACCTCCAGCGGCACCATCTCGACCCGGTCCACGAACCGTCCGGACAGGTCGTAGCCGATCTGCGCCGAAACCCGTTGCCCCCGCAGCACGTTCGGCAACCAGATGCGGTCGTCGTCCCACATCCGCGAATACGGAATGTCGTTCACCGAGCACCAGAACGGATCGAGTTCGGCGCTCGCGACCGGCTCCCCCACCCAGCGGGACGCGGCGAAGACGTCCACCGCAAACGGACGCGAGCCGTCCGCCCAGGTGAAGCGGAGCATTGCGACCAGCTGTGCATCGGCCGACTCGACCCGAACCCCGGTCTCCTCCAGCAGTTCCCGGCATGCGGCGTCCACGCCCTCTTCGCCCGGTTCGAGCTTGCCGCCGGGGGCGATGACCTTGCCGCGGCCGAAACCGCGCAGCTTGTCACCCAGCAGGATCCGCGAGCGCTGCGGATCGAGCACGAGCATCAGGCACATTGCGAGATCGGGTTCGGTCACCCGCCGATCCTCGCACCGTGCCACCACGCATCCGCATGCCGGACACTCGGCCCGGTGGTTTCTCCGAACCGCTGGTAGCAGCCATGCTGGTGCCCGTGAGGGTAGGCATTCTGACCAGCGGCGGCGACTGTCCCGGACTGAACGCGGTGATCC
This genomic stretch from Calidifontibacter indicus harbors:
- a CDS encoding flavin-containing monooxygenase, which gives rise to MPLAAELKDRYDVVVVGAGLSGIDAGYRLQTMCPDKDYVILEGREQIGGTWSLFKYPGVRSDSDMFTLGLPFEPWTGEKSIADGADIRDYLERTAAKHGIGERITYRTKVTAASWDSSSAEWTLTLSTAEGERTVRAGFIYLCSGYYDYDQGYTPDFAGRDDFRGQVIHPQFWPDDFDAAGKKVVVIGSGATAVTLVPALAERGAQVTMLQRTPSYVLGLPNHDPFAAFLRRTVSPDKAYTAIRMKNAVQAQALYQASRRAPKTVGNMLRKGVLSQVRGSSVTEKDFTPPYGPWDQRLCVVPDGDLFKTLRDGSARVVTDTVDAFVPEGIRTGSGEVIEADAIVTATGLRMLAGGGIDLTVDGAKVEFGTRYVYRGLMMNGVPNAAMCVGYTNASWTLRADLSSQYVCTFLNHLQAQGYAFGYPHVADPMAARPALDLNSGYVLRGMTDFPKQGDRAPWFLHQNYLRDRRDTKRADLTKDMVFVRPGQAHDIEEIAAPAVV
- a CDS encoding glucose-6-phosphate dehydrogenase — translated: MTTKPTTKPTVKTVTFLILGAGGDLTQRLLLPGLGSLLAVEPERDVRVIGADRADLTDASFRSLVGDRLKQGGASAATARKVSGKARYIKADLLDPSALTDLIAAAEGELVIYFALPPAISMKVSAELEKLDLPAKTRLGLEKPFGSDQTSARRFNKQLQRVVGEDRIFRVDHFLGVSTVLNLIGLRFANRLLQPVWNSEHIERVEIIYDEDLALEGRAGYYDNAGALRDMLQSHLLQILAIFAMEPIASLDPQELADLKAQVLRATSIWDGDPQTYAKRARYTAGSIAGRAVPSYAKEKGVDPARGTETLAQLTVQVANNRWSGVPFVLRSGKALGAARKQIIVYFRDVPHLPVGFVGDHTGDAMIIDLKPGRVSFKLSMNAEGDPLDLEQKTLTAELANAQMTAYGEVLRYLLDDNQLLSVRADTAELCWKIVAPAIKAFEEDRVPLQRYKAGSDGPAGWLSADSVAIGATDTGASDLTGSRGARDKTKAARPVAKLAKSPGA
- a CDS encoding OsmC family protein, which translates into the protein MTHHYATALHWAGSTGVGYDDYPRAHTVGPVDKPLLELSADPSFRGDPTRTNPEELLLAAASSCQLLSFLAVAARARADVVRYDDAAEAVMDDDQKPLWVNEIHLNPQIEIAGDVPVEKFERWVRIAHQECFIARSLRSRLVVRATLVTAAGSTVVEVAD
- a CDS encoding alpha/beta fold hydrolase, which translates into the protein MSTISYSRTGSGQPIVLIHGIGHRRTAWFDVYDRLAAQFDVIAIDLPGFGESPPPAAPDRYAMLSVAEQLEGLFADLGLDRPHVVGNSLGGFLALILAARGSISSAVALSPAGFMGRSGSFVAGAVLIGMKAASRSPRPVLRLFAKKPALRRLAFSSLYVHPERLTPQVAYGDSINLRESPGFWPCFRQAVGLRIDVDPEVPVTVGWGDKDRLLLPSQAEVARRRLPHARHEPLPGCGHVPMLDDPDAVVRLVVETVERAETADHAGMTA
- a CDS encoding 8-oxo-dGTP diphosphatase: MTEPDLAMCLMLVLDPQRSRILLGDKLRGFGRGKVIAPGGKLEPGEEGVDAACRELLEETGVRVESADAQLVAMLRFTWADGSRPFAVDVFAASRWVGEPVASAELDPFWCSVNDIPYSRMWDDDRIWLPNVLRGQRVSAQIGYDLSGRFVDRVEMVPLEVPGTVPSALT